A segment of the Thermocrinis sp. genome:
ACAGCAAAGAGGTATCCTTTGAGTAGGTAGCACTATAAACTCCCAAAAGCCCAATGGAAGATATAAAAAGAAGAGAGAGTATAACCACCAAGTCAAGGGATTTAAATAGGTTAGTGATATAGAACTTTACCACAGGTTGGACACCTTATACTTTCACCTTTTGATAGTTTGGAGTAAAGCAAGGTTGGAAGCTTGGTCCCACAGTTAGTGCATACCCCCTTATCCGCTTTTACAAGAGGAGGAAAACCCATTTCTTTTTTAAGCTTCTCGTACTCTTGAGCTATCCACTCTCCAAGATTTTCTTTTAAAGACTCAAGTTTATATCTTTGTTTTAGAAGATCCTGCTCTACCTCTTGCCTTTCTCTAAGGAGCTCCTCTTTTTCTTCTTCCAACCTCTTGAGCTTTTGCCTTTTGGTGCTGTCCTGCAAGGCACTTTCCAACTTACGCTTCAAACCCTTTAGCTCCCTGAGTCTTTGTTCTCCTTTGATTATACAATCTTCGTTCTTGGCTCTTTCCCTCAAAAGAGCCTTGTATTCTTCAGCCTTCTTAACCACTTTAGCTCTCTCTTCCCATTTTCTTAAATTCTCTCTGCACGACCTTACTTTTAGCTCTTCTTCTCTCATCTGGTCTATCAGATTGTTTATTTCTGCTATGATGGTTGCCTGCTCCTCCAGTATTTGGTCTATGTTAGCCTGTATTTCTCTCAGCCTTTGGCTGACCCTTTCTAAAAACTTCTCTCTTTTTATTATCTCCTCTTCATGTTCTTGAAGAAGTAGCATCTTTGATAATAGATCATCCTTCATGCTCCTATTTCCGCCAAGACTGCGCTGCAGCGCTTGCAAACTTCTCCATCAAATTCCTCTTCTGTGTAATACAGCCAGCATCTGGGACACTTTCTGCCCTCTACTTGCCTTGCACCAACCCAAAGACCCAGAAAGTTTTCGGAGACTACTCTGTGCTTTCCACCCTCTTCAAAGGAGACCCTGCTAACAGTAAAAATATACTTTAGGTCTTGCTCGTATTCCCTTAAGGTCTTTAAAACCTCTTCATTGCCCCACAAAAACACGTGAGCTTCATAAGTATGATTTACTTCCTTTTCCTTTCTGCAGAGCTCTACTGCGGACATTACGTCGTCCCTGAGCTTTAGGATGAGTTGATAGTCCTTTAAAAGCTTTTGGTCCTTTAGCTCTTCTTTTGGAGTGGGCAAAAGGGCTAAAAAGACGCTTTCTGGAAGGGATTGGTCTATCTTTCTTAGGTGTTGCCATACTTCCTCTGCGGTAAAGCTAAGGAAAGGAGAGATGATAAGAGTTATAGCTTTGGCGAGTTCAAAGAGGACGGTTTGGGCAGACCTTCTTTCCCAAGAGTTTGGAGCGTAGATGTAGAGCCTGTCCTTTAGCACATCCAGATAAAAGGATGAAAGCTCCACTGCGCAGAAGTTCTTTATCAGATGAAAGATTCTGTGGAAGGCGTAATTTTCGTAGTGTTCTAAGCTCTGCTCTATCACGTCCTGAAGGTAGGAGAGCATCCACCTGTCAAGGTGGTGAAGGTCTTTGTAAGGGACTGCGTTTGAAGGTTCAAAGTCATAAAGGTTTCCTAAAAAGAACCTAAGAGTGTTTCTGATCTTCTTGTAGTCTTCTGCCAGCCTTTGAATTATGCCCTTGCTGAGTCTTAGGTCCTCTGAGTAGTCTTCTGACACAACCCAAAGCCTTAATATATCTGCTCCGTAATCTTTTATGATTTCCTGAGGAGAAACCACGTTTCCAAGGGACTTGGACATCTTCCTTCCTTGCTCGTCCACCGTAAAGCCGTGGGTTAATACTCCCTTGTATGGAGCTTGTCCGTAAGATGCGCAGGATTCAAGCAAAGATGCTTGAAACCATCCTCTGTGTTGGTCTGAGCCTTCTAAATACAGGTCTGCCTTTTCTATGCCTCTGCTTCTTAAAACAGAGGCGTGAGATGAGCCAGAGTCAAACCAAACATCAAGGATGTCCTCTTCTTTTTTAAATTCTTTGGAACCACACTTGGGACACGCGTAATCTTCCGGTAATAGCTCTTTTTCGCTTAGTTTAAACCAAATGTCTGCACCATCTGGGCTTTCTTCTATAATCTTGGCCATCCTTTCAAATATTTCTTTTTCTGCCACCACATGCCCACAGTTTTTGCAGTAAAAAACAGTTATAGGAACTCCCCAGTATCTTTGGCGGGATATACACCAGTCTGGCCTGTTTTCCACCATAGACCTTATCCTGTTGTATCCTGAGGAAGGTATCCACTTTACTTTGTCTATTTCCTTCAGAGCAATCTCCCTTAGTCCTTTCATAGATATAAACCACTGGGGAGTTGCTCTAAAGATGACGGGATTTTTACACCTCCAACAGTGAGGATAAGAGTGCCTGTAGGTTTCCTGATGAAGGAGCAAGCCCCTTGACCTTAGATCTTCCACTATCAGTGGGTTTGCTTCAAAAACCCTCAACCCCCTTAAAAACTCTTCCACCTCTTCTGTAAATCTTCCTTCGTCATCCACCGGAGCATAGGGCTCAAGTCCGTATCTAAGACCTACTATGTAGTCCTCTCTACCGTGTCCAGGTGCCATATGCACAAGTCCGGTGCCTGTGGAAAGCTCTACAAATTCAGACGGATAAACCTTTCCCACCTTTCCCCCATAAGGCGTGTAATACTCCAAACCTACCAATTCTTTACCTAAAACTTGCTTTACAACTTCTCCTTCTAACTTTATCTTTTTCTTTATTTCTTCAAGCAGTGCTTTTGCAAGTATGTAAGTTTCATCTCCACTTTTGAAAAACACATACTCAAACTCTTCACCTACCATAACACCCAAGTTTGCGGGCAAGGTCCAGGGAGTGGTAGTCCAGATGAGAAGATAGGTTTTTTCAAAGTCTTTGAGCGGGAATTTTACGTATATGCTTGGGCTTTCCTTTTCGTGATACTCTACTTCTGCCTCTGCTTCCGCAGTTTTATCGTAAATACACCAATAAACTGGCTTTTTGCTCCTGACGACCAATCCCCTTTCAAATATCCTTCCGAGCTCCCTTATCTCCTGCGCCTGGTACTTTGGATCCATGGTAAGGTAGGCATTGTCCCAATCTCCCAGCACTCCAAGCCTTATAAACTCCTCCCTTTGCACCTGAACAAACCTTTGGGCATAATCCCTGCAAAGCCTTCTGAACTCTACCTTTGACATATCTTCCTTTCTTAGCTTTTTGCTCTTTAGCTCTTTCTCTACCTGTTGTTCTATAGGAAGGCCGTGGCAGTCCCACCCCGGCACATAATCCACTCTGTAGCCTCTTAAAAGCTTGTATTTTACTATTACATCCTTCAGGATTTTGTTTAAAGCGTGTCCTATGTGTATGTGTCCGTTGGCATAGGGTGGTCCATCGTGAAGAACAAAAAGCTCTGCACTCTTTCTTAGCTCCTGCACTTTTTTGTAAAGACCTTCCCACTTTCTTAGGATCTCAGGCTCCCTTTTGGGAAGGTCCGCTTTCATAGGAAAGTCTGTTCTTGGAAGGTTCAAAGTATCTTTGTAGTCCATGAAAAAGATATTATAAGGAGTGCTTCCAAGGTTCGTAGCTTAGCAAATCTTCAAAGCTGTATGGACACTCCAAAGGAAAGTTTTCTTTTGATGGTAATTTTCCGAAAAACTTCTCTGCCAACTCTTCGTTGTCTCTGAACCACTTTATTAAATTTTTCACCGCTACTTTCCAAGCTTGGTCTATCTTTGTTTCCACTTTTCCCTTTACCGAAGGCATATTCTCAAAAAGAAGCTCCAACTCATCCCTTGCATTTAGGATGCTTTTAATCCAGCCCTTTCCCGTTTTTTCATCAACTTTGAAGTGTTCAAGCTTGTAAAGGTGCTCCAGTACGACTGCAGCGTAGCTTACAGCACTCTCTAAGTGCCTCCTTCCCATATCCTCTATCTCCTCAAGCAAATTCTCCCAATCCACTTCTTCGTAGTTTCCTTCTTTGATAAGCCTTAGGTTCTCTTCAATCCACAAAATAAAGTCCTTCTCATAAAGTTGTTTTAGATCCTGCTTAATCATTGGACCTTCCCCAAGGTTCGTAGCTTAGCACGTCCTCAAAGCTATACGGGCACTCGGAAGGAAAGTCTTCTTTTGATGGTAGTTTTCCAAAAAACTTCTCTGCCAAATCTTCATTGTCTCTGAACCATGCCACAAGGTTCAACAAAGCTTCTTCCCAAGCCCAACTAAGATTTTCCTCTAACTTCCTTCTGAGTGAAGGCTCTCTCTTTAACATAAGCTCTAACCTATCTCTTGAGTTCAACACGCTTTTTACCCAACCTTTCCCCATTTTTTCGTCAGCTTTGAATTGTTCTAGCTTATAAAGGTGTTCCATTATTACAGCCATGTAGCTTACCGCGCTATCCAAGTGTCTTCTTCCCATATCTTCTATTTCTTCAAGAAGATTTCCCCAATCTACTTCCTCGTAGTTTTTTTCTTTGATAAGCCTTAAGTTCTCCTCCACCCAAAGAAGAAAATCTCTCTCGTAAAGCTGCTTTAGGTCTTGCTTGAGATTTGGCATAGAGGTTAAATATATGCCCCCAAGTGGGGGCAGGTATGGTTTAGAACTTCCAGTTCAAACCAATAGATATGGCGTTTTGGGAGTTTTGGGCCTCGACTTCAAAACCTTGGCCCGCGTTATCCGTAGCCCTCACCTTCTTATTAAAGGCATGCTTGTACGCAAGGTCTACGCTGAAGTTCTTTGTAAACTCGTAACCAAGGCCAAGGGTGATGTGATGTTCTGTAATGGCCGGAAAGCCCACAAGGTTGAAGAAGGCTATATAAAAATCACTGAAAGGTTCGGCTAAGTTGGGTATATTGTTGCTGTTCTGTGGATTTTTAGCCCCACCTCTTATAGGAGACTTTCCGTAATTATAACCAGCCCTGAGGGCAAGGTTTTGGATTGGTTTAAACTCACCACCTAAACCTATGACCCACTGATCCTTCCACTGAAAGTGTTTGTATCCCTTTGCATCTCCCCAGTTTATCCATCTTATGTCCATACCTACCTTAAAGTTTTCCATAGGTTTTACACCCAAACCAAAGGCAAGCTCTTGGGGTTGAGTGAGTTTTAAGTCTTCAAAGGTGTTATCCCCGTTACTATCAAAAACCCTTTTATAGGTCATAGCCACTGGACTTTGGTAGGTTAAACCTGCATAAACAAAATCTCCCATGTTATAAGCTAAGCCTATCTGAGCACCTATGCCGTAGGTTTGAGATTGGCCACCTCCCGCGTTCCAACAAACTTGGCCGCCTTGGCGGCACATAATAGCTCCCATATCCAAGGATCCATAAGCCAGATGCAGTGCACCAGATACAGATATAGCGTCGTTTATTTTGTAAGAGAGGGCTGGGATCACTCTCATGAACTGAAAGGTGGTGTGCATGTTAGCAAGGAGTGGGTCTTTGTTTCTATAATCCACACCCATACCAGAAACACCAAAGGCTCCTATTCCAAAATGTAGCTTGTCGTTTATTTTATGAACTATCCCAACCTCTGGAACTACGAAAAAGTCCGCTTCGCTGGTGGCTGACGTGACATTAAACTTTGCCTTTACCTTTGGTATAAATAAAATTCCGCCAAAGCTTAGGTTAAAGCCTTTGTAATAGCTCATCCATGCTGGGTTTCTAAAGATGGTATCGGTGGGACCTACGGGCATACCCACACCTATACCACCCATACCTCTTGAGGCGGGAGAGACGCCTATAAGGTTGTCCCCGTTGGTAGCAAGGGATGAGCCAGAAAATCCTAAAAGGGCCACCACTAAAAGGGCCTTTTTCTTCATAATAACACCTCCCTTTGGTATGATTTGCAGATTTTAATCAAGGGAATTAAGAAAGCAATTAAGAAGTGGTTATGAATTGATAAATTCTATTTATAAAGCGACATGGGAAGCCTGTTTATTTCCAATTCATAGCCCCAAAGGAGAGCGTTGGCTACTGCAGGAGCTATAGGTGGCACTCCTGGCTCGCCCACACCTCCCATCTTTCCTTCACCTTTGACTATGTAGACCTCTATCTCTGGCACTTTGTCCATAGTAAGGATGGGATAACTGTCAAAGTTTAGAGTGGTTGGTTTGCCGTTAGAAAAACTGACCCTTTCTCCAAGGAACGTACTTAGCCCCATGATTATACCACTCTCCATTTGAGAAACCACAAGGTCTGGATGGATCACCGTTGGACCTATATCCACCGTGCAGACGACTTTAACAACTTTGACTTCTCCTTTCTCAAAAATAACTTCCACACCTTGGGCCACATGACTTCCAAAGGAAAAGTGATAAGCCAAACCTACGTTTTGCCTTTTGCCCCAGCCTATCTTTTCAGCGGTTATCTCAAGCACTTTTCTTGCTCTTGGATTGTTTTTGAGAAGCTCAAGCCTCAGATCCAGCGGGTCCCTGTTTCCCAGCTTTGCCAGTCTGTCCAGAAAGGTTTCCAAGATGAACGCATTATGGCTGTGGCCTACAGACCTCCAGAACCAAACTGGTATGGGAAGGTTTACACTTATGGTTTCTACATAAAGACTGGGCACCTGATAGGGCATGTCTTCCAATCCTTGGGTAGAAGCCCAATCAATACCAGAAGAGACAGCTACTTTAAAGTAAAGGGAAGATACCCTACCCCTTTCGTCCAATGTTCCTCTAACGAGAGCTGCGCTCATAGGTCTGTAGTATCCAGAAAGCACGTCATCCTCGCGGGTGTATATGAGCTTAACTGGTTTTCCTGTTTTTTTTGATATCTCCACTGCTTCTGCCACAAAGCCCACGTGGGCCTTCCTTCCAAATCCTCCCCCCAAGTAAGTGGTGATTATTTCTATACGATCTTCTGCAAGTCCTGTAATATCCTTTACTACCTTCAGAGCTTGAGTTTGGGCTTGGATGGGAGCAAACACCTTGCAGGAGTCTTTCTTTACGTCTGCCACACAGCACATAGGTTCCAGCGTAGCATGGTATAGGTAGGGCAAAAGGTAAGTGGTGGACAGTTTCTTTGTAGCTCTTTGCCACTCTTCGTTGATGTTTCCTCTCCTTTCAACCACCCTACCATCCCTTCTTAGTGCTTCAAAGAACAGCTTCTCAAGGTTACTGTCGTCCAGACCTTCTATGGAGCTTTTGCTCCAAGAGACCCTTAGTTTTCTCCTGGCTTCTAAAAGAGTATCCACCGAAGCACCACAAAGGGCAATGCCCGTGGAAATCGGAAAAACGTCCAGAATACCATCAACCTTTTTAGCCTCACTTGCATCAAAAGAAAGTGGCTTAGAGCCAAAGGGAGCACGCTCTACCATCGCATAGACCATACCGTCCATTCTTACGTCCATGCCAAAAATAGCTTTGCCATCTACCTTTTCTTGAGCATCTACGCGCGGCAGGTTTTTCCCAAGGTATATAAACTCCGAAGGCTCTTTGAGCTTTGGTTTTGTTGGGACAGGAAGTCTAACCGCCTTTTCCCAAAGCTCTCCGTAAGGCACAGCCCTTCCGTCAAACCTTACGTATCCACCCTGAGCTTTTACCTGCTCCCTTCTTAGCCTAAACTCGTCCATAGCGCTTTGAATTAGCATCTCTTTCATGGAAGCACCCAGAACTCTCAAAAATTCGTGCATGTGCCTTATGCTCGTGCTTCCACCTGTAAGTTGAGTTCCCATCTTTTGATCTTTGTAAGCATCACCAGCGGGAGCAGACCGGACCCTAACCCTGTCCCAAGGAAAGTCCAGCTCCTCTGCCACCAGCATGGCCAAGCCCGTATAAACACCCTGTCCCATTTCCGATTTATTAACCAATAGGATCAGATAGTTGTCCCTGGTTATACTTGCCCAAAGCGCAGGCTTTAGGTTGTTGTTTTCAAATATCTTTCCTACAGAAAAGCCCTTAGGCGTTAAGAAAATGCCGAGACTCATCCCGCTTAAAGCCAAAAGCTCCCTTCTGCTGATCATGCTTTCACTCCCATTAGCCTTTGAGCTCTTTCAATCGCTCTGATTATGCGCGCGTATGTTCCGCACCTGCAAAGATGGGATGACATTACAGACACTATCTCCTGCCTGCTTGCCTTCGGATTTTTGCTTAAAAGAGCGTAAGCCTCCACTATCTGCCCAGGTTGGCAGTATCCACACTGTGGAACGTTTAGCTCCACCCAAGCCCTTTTAATGGGATGGTCCGACGGTATGCCTTCTATAGTGGTTATTCTCTTTCCTAAAACAGAGCCTACTTTTGTAATGCAGGACCTAATAGGATTGCCGTCCAAGAGTACGGTGCATGCACCGCATATACCCTTACCACATCCATACTTTGCGCCAGTTAGCCCAAGGTTTTCCCTCAAAACCCAAAGCAGAGTATTTTCTTTATTTACCTTTAGCCTGTAAGTCCTTCCATTTATGTTTAGCTCTAGCAAGGTGTTACTCCTAAAAGGTTAATTTATCCGAACTAAATAAATTTGCAATTTCTAAAATTTGGAATATAATTTTAAAGAGAGTTGTTCTATAGAAGGGAGGGCGCCTAACCTTCTGTAGTTCCGCTCTAGTAAAGTTTTTAAGGAGGTTTGTAGCACCATGAAGTTAAGAGGCACAGTAAAGTGGTTTAGCAAGGATAAGGGTTATGGCTTTATAACCCGTGATGACAATCAAGGGGATGTATTTGTACATTTTTCCGCTATACAGCAAAGAGGTTTTAAAACCCTCCAGGAGGGTCAAAAGGTAGAGTTTGAAATTGAGCAAGACGCCAAAGGTCCCAGAGCTAAAAACGTAAGAGTTCTTTACTAACTCTAGTGCCCCCTTTCGGGGGCTAAAAATATATTTTCTAATTCTATGGAAAGTCTTCTATTTCAGAAGGGAGCAAAGCACACCGCCCATGGTCTAAACTTTTACCTATCTTACCTTGATGATATTGCAAAGGTCTTGCCAAAGGATTGCTACTGTTTTATAGTCGGTGGCTGGGTCAGAGATCGTATCCTTGGAGAACCAGTAGGTTACAAAATAGACGTGGATATACTTTTGACTTGTGATCCTCTTGATGTTGGCAAGCGTTTTGCAAAGCTTGTAGGAGGCTCTTATTTTGAATTTGAAAAGAAGGGACTTCTCAGAAGACCTACCATAGCTACTGTAATACTAAAAATCCCACCGTATAAATACCGCTTTGACTTTGCTCAAATAAAGGGAAAGGACATAGAAAGAGCTTTGATAGAAGACCTGCTTTCTCGGGATTTTACCGCTAACGCCATGGCTGTAAGCATAGATGACGTGCTAAGTATAGGTGCAAAGCAAACCATAATCTACGACCCAGCCCACGGCATGGAAGACTTAGAAAGTGGCATTCTAAGGCCCGTGTCTTTAAAGAACTTAGAAGAAGACCCAGTTAGGATCCTCCGTGGTTTTAGGCTGAGCGTGGAAAAGGATTTAGAGCTTTCTGGAGACTTCCTGGAGTTTGTAAAGAAGAAAGCTCACCTAATAAAGCGTGCGCCTATAGAAAGGGTAACCTTAGAGCTTTTGAAGGTCTTTAGAAACAAAAACAGTGGAAAGATAATAAGAATGCTCTATGAATACAACGTGCTTCAGCAGATAATACCAGAGATAGAAAGATGGAAAGAAATAGAAAATCAAGGAAACCATCACAAGTATTCGCTCAAGGAACATATGCTAAAGGTTATGGAGTTTGTAGACCAGGTGGTAGAAGAAAGAGAAAGGTATTTGGCTAAAGAACTCTTGCAAAGCTTAGGAAAGAAAGAATTTTTAGGTGAGTTTTCGGACCTGGAGCTTTTGAAAATATCCGCCCTGCTTCATGACATAGCCAAACCCCACACCTTTGAGATAAGAGAAGGAAAGGTGACCTTTTACAACCACGACAAGCTTGGTGCCCAAATAGCAAAGGATATAGGAAATAAACTAAAGCTTGGAGAGGATGCTATCAAGTTTGTATGCTCAATCGTAGAACACCACCTAAGACCCTTTTACCTGAGAGAATCTCTAAGAAAAGGAGAGCTTACAGATAGAGGAAAGGCTAAATTCTGGAAAGACTGTCAAGATGTAGCCCCGTGGCTTTTCTTGCATGCAATTGCAGATGCCCTTGGAAGTGGAGACGACCCAGAGCAAATAAGCTGGCTTTTAAAAACAATCCATGAGCTGACAGAGTATAGAAGCAAGATCCTTACAAGCATACCTACCAAACCTTTGCTGTCTGGAGATGAAATTATGCAACTTCTTAACATAGGCCCAGGGCCAAAGGTAGGAGAAATTAAAAAAGCCTTAGAAAGAGCTCAGTGGGAAGGCTTGGTAAAAACCAAAGAAGAGGCAATAAAGTTTGTTAAGGAAAATTATCTTGAAAACTCAAAGCTTATGGGCGATCCATCCTGAAGCCTTAGCTCAAAACCTATGCCGCAGTTCTCTTTATGTTTTCCAACCTTTCCCAAAACCTGAGACTTTTTAACTCTTTCCCCTTTTTTCACAAAAAGACTACCCGCTCTTGTATACACAGATATGTACCCATTTTCCTGCTCTACCATAACCACAAGACCATAGCCCTTTAGATCATCTTCTGCATAAAGAACCTTCCCATTTTCTAAGGCCCTAAAGAACTCATTGCAAGAGGTATTTATGAAATATCCCCTTCCAGATTTTAAGGGTGTGCCCTTTACTGGCATTGGAGCCACTACAGGCTTCTCTTTTGGAAGATCCTTTGGTGGCTCCTTTGGCTCTGGAGCTTCCTGAGGTTTAGGCGTGTATCTTGGAGCAGTGGGTCTTTTTTCCCTTATCTCTATCTGAACGCAGGAACTAATGAATATAAACAAAAGGAAGACTATAGGAACCATTTTCCAGCATTCTGTAGGCTTCCGGTAAGTATTCCACCAAGTCAAGAGCTCTAACGCTCTCTCTGTGCCTGTACTTTTCAGCTATTTCCCCAGCCAAACCGTGGAGAAAAACTCCAAGCCTTAGGGCATAGCTAACCTCAAAACCTCTTCCCAAAAGAGCTGCCAAAATGCCAGAAAGCACGTCTCCTACACCCCCCTTTGCCATGGCGGGTGTGCCCCTGGTGGAAAGAAAGACCTTCCCTTCTGGACAGGCTATGGCAGTTCTTGAAGACTTTAAAACCACATAGCAGTTGTAATTTACCGCAAAATCCAAAGCGGTGTCCATAAGGTTGTAGATTATGTCCTCCTTTTTGATACCGGATAGCCTTTCAAACTCTCCCACATGGGGTGTGAGTACGGTAGGAGCTTCCCTTTGCTTTAGAACTTCAACCTTTCCACTGTCCGCAAGGTTGTTTATGCCGTCCGCATCCAAAAGAAGGGGCTTTTTCCAGTTTTTTAGGAGCTCCACTATAAACTCCTGCCCTTCTTTATACCTTCCCATGCCCATACCAATTCCCAGCGCGCTGAACCTGTCCTGATCTGCAAGTATAAGGTCACAAGCCTTAGGAGATAGGAACTCCTTCCCTGGTAAGGGAATACTCATCTCCTCCATAAGGGAAGTCTCAAATATTTGGTTTAGACCCTCTGGAACGCCTACGCTAACCAAGCCTGCTCCAGCCCTCGTGCTTGCCTTTGCGCTCATTATAATCGCCCCAGTTTTGCCTACGCTTGAGCCTACCAAAAGCACGTGTCCAGCTTTGCCTTTGTGAATATCCACCTCCCTCTTTGGTGGCTCAACCCTTAAAATTACTTCCCTTTTTACATGCTCCACAAAGGTCTCTGGAATACCAATGTGAGCCACGTATAGCTCCCCACACCTTTTTGAAGCAGGATGCAGAAGATGGCAAACCTTTGGAAACTGAAAGGTAAGGGTAATGCTCGCCTTAACGCTTGGAGTATAAACTCTTCCGCTGTCTGCAGAAAGCCCAGAAGGTATATCTACAGAAAGCACGGGCGTTTTTGTTCTCTCTAAAGCTTCTATTACAGGTCTTGCTGGTCCTTCTACGGGAGGTTCAAAGCCCGTTCCAAAAATAGCATCCACTATAAGATGGTAATCTTCCAAGGGCTGAAGCTCCTTTAAAGGCTCTAAACCTAAGCTTTTTAGAAT
Coding sequences within it:
- a CDS encoding NAD(P)H-hydrate dehydratase, which translates into the protein MKILKAKEMVLADKETIEGLGIPSLVLMENAALSVARVIRERYPKGSKVLVLVGKGNNGGDGLACARHLLLWGYKVDVFLVFGQVKGDAELQLRILKSLGLEPLKELQPLEDYHLIVDAIFGTGFEPPVEGPARPVIEALERTKTPVLSVDIPSGLSADSGRVYTPSVKASITLTFQFPKVCHLLHPASKRCGELYVAHIGIPETFVEHVKREVILRVEPPKREVDIHKGKAGHVLLVGSSVGKTGAIIMSAKASTRAGAGLVSVGVPEGLNQIFETSLMEEMSIPLPGKEFLSPKACDLILADQDRFSALGIGMGMGRYKEGQEFIVELLKNWKKPLLLDADGINNLADSGKVEVLKQREAPTVLTPHVGEFERLSGIKKEDIIYNLMDTALDFAVNYNCYVVLKSSRTAIACPEGKVFLSTRGTPAMAKGGVGDVLSGILAALLGRGFEVSYALRLGVFLHGLAGEIAEKYRHRESVRALDLVEYLPEAYRMLENGSYSLPFVYIH